The following DNA comes from Mycobacterium sp. MS1601.
ACGTCCCCGCCGGGTTTTTCCGTGGTCGCGAGCCGCTTCGGGAGATCAGCCTCCGAACGCGGGGCCGGCAAGCGCGGGGAAGCCCATGGCCAAGGTCACCAGCATGACGGTGGACAAGAACCAGCCCGCACCCTGCCAGGTCCAGAACTCGTCACCGCCACCCGCCCGCCAGGCGCGGTAGGTGCGGACGAAAGCCCAGATGGCTCCGGCCAGCAGGATCAGCGGTGCGCCGAGTCCGAGGAACGTCCGCTGCGGAACACCGCAGGCCATGGTGTCCACATCCATGGATTCGGTACAGGTGCTCACCCACAGCGCCGCCAGGATCAGAAAGCCTAGGCCGGCCACAGCGACAGCAGCCGAGAACCGGACAGCGTTACCCAGGCCGGGTTCGACCTTGACAGCACTGTCACGCTGTTGCTGGCGAGGGCGAGGACTGACGCTCAACAGCGCCTCTGACCTGCGCATGGTCACCATGTCGGTTCCTTTCCGGTGCTCTGTAGTACCCGCCCTGCCGGAACTCAAAACGTGCTTCTGCAAATTTATCGAATTGTTGCTGTGTTGGTACGACGAATGTGATGAACACCCTGCTAAGCCCGCTGAGACAGCGCTCGACGCGCTGCGCGGCCTTCGTTGCTTGACTAGCGTGACGGCATGGACCTCAACACCGTCGAGGTCGTCGATATCGCGACCACTCGCGACGACGTCTGGCCCCTCGGACCACATGACGCAGTGCTGGCGGGCGGCACCTGGTTGTTCTCGGAACCTCAGGTGCAGCTGCGCCGGCTGGTGGACATCACCAGGTTGGGCTGGGAACCGGTGGTGACCAGCGCCGACGGCGTGGATTTGGCGGCCACCTGCACCATCGAGCAGGTGGCCCGGCTGTCCGACGAACTGTCGTCGCAGCATCCGGATTGGGCTGCCGCTCCCTTGCTTCGTCAGTGCTGCGAGGCGCTGCTGATGTCCTTCAAGATCTGGCACACCGCCACCGTCGGCGGCAATGTCTGCCTGTCGTTTCCTGCCGGTGCCGTGATCTCTCTTCTCTCGGCCCTGGACGGCACGGTGACGGTGTGGCGCGCCGATGGTTCGCAGTACTGCAAACGCATCACCGACTTCGTCACCGGCAGCGCCACCAATGTGCTGACCGCCGGTGACGTGATTCGTTCCGTACACCTGCCGGCAAGCGCCCTGCGCGCCACCACCGCGTTCCGCAAGCTGGCCCCTTCCCCGTTGGGACGCTCAGGCATCGTGGTGATCGCCCGTCGCGACACCCCACGCGACGGGGGACGGTGCGTCCTGTCGATCACGGCGGCGACGGTGCGTCCCTGCGTATTCGACTTCGTCACCGTGCCATCCGATGACGAACTCGCCGCCGCACACGCCACCATCGACGACGACGCGTGGACGCTGGACGCCCACGGAGATCCGGACTGGCGCCGTGGCGTTTCGCTGGAACTGGCCCAGCAGGTTTGCGCGGAGCTGCGGTGAGCATTCGTATCAACGGCATGGCGGCCGCAGGCACCCCTCGGCCGGGTCAGTGCCTACGCACCTTCCTGCGCGACTGCGGGCATTTCGAGGTCAAGAAGGGGTGCGACGCAGGCGACTGCGGGGCCTGTTCGGTGCTGGTGGACGGGCACCCCGTGCACTCCTGCGTCTTCCCGGCGTTCCGCGCCGACGAATGCGACGTCACCACCGTCGCCGGCCTGGGGACCCCGGAGGATCTGCATCCTGTCCAGCGGAAGTTTCTGGAGGCG
Coding sequences within:
- a CDS encoding FAD binding domain-containing protein → MDLNTVEVVDIATTRDDVWPLGPHDAVLAGGTWLFSEPQVQLRRLVDITRLGWEPVVTSADGVDLAATCTIEQVARLSDELSSQHPDWAAAPLLRQCCEALLMSFKIWHTATVGGNVCLSFPAGAVISLLSALDGTVTVWRADGSQYCKRITDFVTGSATNVLTAGDVIRSVHLPASALRATTAFRKLAPSPLGRSGIVVIARRDTPRDGGRCVLSITAATVRPCVFDFVTVPSDDELAAAHATIDDDAWTLDAHGDPDWRRGVSLELAQQVCAELR